TTCCCATACCGAGGCATTCAGTTTCAATTTAGTTACTTTCACTACTTTGATCGCTTTCCTTCTTTATTCTGGACTGGGTTCTTATATAACGCCGGAATTTGGGTATGCAACTGGGTCATTTGGTTTGGCGAGGGCAGGTCATTTGTAGCCGACACATTCGTTTATAACAGAGTGTACGATACGGCTATCTTCTGGTCATATTTAACGATTGTGCCAACGCTCATCTTATTCGTCGTATCTGTAGAGACAAGATTTTACGAGCGCTACCGCGTTTTTTACGGCTATATTAACGAAGGTGGGACGTTAAATCAGATTAAACGCTCGAAAGGAAGCATGCAGCTCGTGTTGAAGCAGGAGCTGGAACGACTCATACGAAGTCAGGGTGTATTCTCTTTATTCATGGTTGTCACCGCAGGATATTGGTTATCCCTCCTGTCACTTGATGCCATAATTGTATCCATCTTTCGCATTACGACCGTTGGCACCTTCTCAAATGCAATGGTACTCGTTCTTACCCTTATTCTCCTTTACTTTGAAGACAGACGAGGTGCTATGTATACATCCATCCTCTTCTTCACCTTCAACTTGGGGCTATCGATTTGGTGGCTACCACTTGGACTGGATGGATACGGACTAGGCTTTACGGTTGGGTCATCCCTTGCCTTTCTCTTTGCGGTCGTCCGCCTCATCCGCTTTATAGAACATGTAGATTATCACGCATTTTGCCGACCTCATGATTGGGTTTCGACTCCAACGGAACGGTTCACCAAGGTAGGTCGATGGTTAAACACACGCGCCCATTGACAAAAAAGTGTATGGACAAGGGTATACGTCCATACACTTTTTCTTTTCCTCCATAAGTTAATAGGGACCAATCATGAAAGGGGGAACTTAATTATGTGTGGAGCAAATTCATTCTGCTGCCCGCCTACATGTTCCGATAGCTTCTTACCAAAGAAAGAACTCGTTGCCATTAAACGCTGTGTTCCTTTCCGAGCGCCGTGTGGTTCAGAAGACAACAACCTCTTCCTAGCCCCATCAGCCCCAGAATCCTCCTTACCCAGCGGGATAATTTCTGTAGTTAACACTGGTTCTGACTGTGATATTACAATTAGTGTTACGGAATTTGATTCAGGCGTTGCTGTCGATTATACAATCATCCCACAGTCCTCAGTCGTTATAG
The window above is part of the Pontibacillus halophilus JSM 076056 = DSM 19796 genome. Proteins encoded here:
- the pelG gene encoding exopolysaccharide Pel transporter PelG; the protein is MAGIGFKLQKLFQEDYFSSRMKAYAFAGLVTSGPWLTVIITIGLIQWITSSLTFIEQEERELFNLSVSYCFIFSQVILGVQQLIVTRYVADLFYEKRTNEVFATFIGMSKVTIAIAVALFGVFLFFSPLSLLYEFVLLMLFITINLIWVLFLFLSAAKYYQAVAYSFLIGAFVSVGLVFLFAQLVDVWGIPSSLLLLIGFTIGMVVTLFGLFLSMLLTFPYRGIQFQFSYFHYFDRFPSLFWTGFLYNAGIWVCNWVIWFGEGRSFVADTFVYNRVYDTAIFWSYLTIVPTLILFVVSVETRFYERYRVFYGYINEGGTLNQIKRSKGSMQLVLKQELERLIRSQGVFSLFMVVTAGYWLSLLSLDAIIVSIFRITTVGTFSNAMVLVLTLILLYFEDRRGAMYTSILFFTFNLGLSIWWLPLGLDGYGLGFTVGSSLAFLFAVVRLIRFIEHVDYHAFCRPHDWVSTPTERFTKVGRWLNTRAH